One Parasphingorhabdus cellanae genomic region harbors:
- a CDS encoding division plane positioning ATPase MipZ translates to MTDSKAHHIVFANEKGGTGKSTTAVHVAVALAYQGHKVAVIDLDPRQRTLYRYLENRKATMDRLSIDVPQPYFEVFEHDNLARLEQLVERMSHGVDYLLYDTPGRDDKFARFVATRANTLVTPINDSFVDFDLIGQVDPETFKVRKLSFYAELIWEARKARAKADGTTIDWVVLRNRTQHVEAHNMQRVISALTELSQRVGFRVIPGLSERVIYRELFPAGLTMLDKKHLGRLATSHIAARQELRELIKHLALPQPEGERPNFGKPQLVA, encoded by the coding sequence GTGACCGATAGCAAAGCGCATCATATCGTTTTCGCCAATGAAAAAGGCGGGACCGGCAAGTCCACCACTGCGGTGCATGTTGCCGTCGCGCTTGCCTATCAAGGGCATAAAGTCGCGGTGATCGACCTCGATCCGCGCCAGCGCACGCTCTACCGCTACCTCGAAAATCGCAAAGCCACGATGGACCGGCTGAGCATAGATGTTCCGCAACCCTATTTCGAAGTGTTTGAGCATGACAATCTGGCTCGCTTGGAGCAGTTAGTTGAACGGATGAGCCACGGCGTTGACTATCTGCTTTATGACACTCCAGGCCGGGACGATAAATTTGCCCGCTTTGTCGCGACCCGCGCCAATACGCTGGTCACGCCAATTAATGACAGCTTTGTCGATTTTGATCTGATCGGACAGGTAGACCCGGAAACCTTCAAAGTCCGCAAACTCAGCTTTTATGCCGAACTTATCTGGGAAGCTCGGAAGGCCCGAGCCAAAGCGGACGGTACGACGATTGATTGGGTAGTGCTTCGCAATAGAACCCAGCATGTCGAGGCGCATAATATGCAGCGGGTTATCTCTGCCTTGACCGAGTTATCACAGCGTGTCGGCTTTCGGGTGATTCCGGGACTGAGCGAGAGGGTTATCTATCGTGAACTATTCCCAGCTGGGCTGACTATGCTCGACAAAAAGCATCTCGGACGGCTTGCTACCAGCCATATCGCCGCGCGTCAGGAGTTGCGCGAGTTGATCAAACATCTTGCCCTACCGCAGCCAGAGGGCGAACGGCCAAACTTTGGCAAACCTCAGCTGGTCGCCTGA
- a CDS encoding DUF1801 domain-containing protein, with product MIADIPPQTQLVFDNLPKATAARLIKLRALIFDTAADNPAIGPLEETLKWGEPAYLTSATKSGTTVRINRHKKSDGQYAIYVHCQTNLVERYKQLYSDVLTFEGSRAIVFDVDQAIPTEAVKHCLTMALTYHLRA from the coding sequence ATGATCGCCGACATACCTCCACAGACACAGCTGGTTTTCGACAACCTGCCAAAAGCAACGGCTGCGCGGCTAATAAAGCTTAGGGCCCTTATCTTTGACACTGCTGCAGATAATCCTGCGATCGGCCCGCTGGAAGAAACCCTGAAATGGGGAGAGCCAGCTTATCTCACCTCGGCAACAAAATCAGGCACGACCGTCCGTATCAACCGGCACAAGAAATCTGATGGCCAATATGCCATCTATGTGCATTGCCAGACAAATCTGGTGGAACGGTATAAGCAGCTTTATAGTGATGTTCTGACATTTGAAGGCTCGCGCGCCATCGTTTTTGATGTGGATCAGGCCATTCCAACCGAAGCCGTGAAGCACTGCCTCACTATGGCGCTAACTTATCATTTGCGCGCCTGA
- a CDS encoding ligase-associated DNA damage response DEXH box helicase, translating into MSGKALPKPLSDWFAARGWTVRRHQMEMLQAAGAGRHALLTAPTGAGKTLAGFLPTLADLIEQPDFDGLHTLYISPLKALAVDVQRNLLTPIDEMELPIKVETRSGDTPANRKARQRVKPPQILLTTPESLNLLLSQEDSFTLFAKLKHVIIDEVHAFASGKRGDLLSLSLARLQQIAPDMRRAALSATVADPDDFRAWLAPYGDIDTVTHVLGEEGAPADIAIMIPETPDGDKIRVPWAGHAGVYAIPQVMEQIKANRMTLVFTNTRFLAEFIFQKLWEINEDTLPIGVHHGSLSKEARRKVENAMATGKMRALVCTASLDLGVDWGDIDCVIQMGAPKGSSRLLQRIGRANHRLDVSSKALLVPGNRFEYLEAQAALDAVNEGKRDGEPFRPGGLDVLAQHVMTCACAAPFQEDDLLDELQSSLPYSALDKDTFDRVLGFTRDGGYALKAYDKFKRLRRDGKGVWHLVHPRFATQHRLNAGIIVDAAMMNVRFKNGRNLGKVEESFAAILSPGDTFFFAGMSLELVKLDASDVIVRATKKAAMIPSYMGLRLPLTTHLSDRVRGFLTDRAGWARFPDDVREWLEMQDHRSRLPEPGELLVETFPHKGLHYMTAYSFEGWNAHQSLGMLLTRRMETRGLKPIGFVANDYALACWSMEPVTDPVPLFSADILEEEFFDWIEGSYLLKRAFREVAVISGLVDRQHPGKRKTGKQVTFSTDLIFDVLRKYEPDHLLMQAAWADARARMTDVARLGDLLDRAAGSMVHVELDRVSPLSVPVLVMIGREHVAQGATDDALLIEAEGLIEEAMRGD; encoded by the coding sequence ATGAGTGGCAAAGCCCTTCCCAAACCTCTCTCCGATTGGTTCGCCGCGCGCGGATGGACTGTGCGGCGGCATCAAATGGAAATGTTGCAAGCGGCCGGGGCAGGGCGGCATGCCTTGCTGACCGCTCCGACAGGTGCAGGCAAAACGTTGGCGGGGTTCTTACCGACGCTCGCTGACCTCATAGAACAGCCTGATTTTGACGGCCTCCACACGCTTTATATTTCTCCGCTCAAAGCCTTGGCGGTCGATGTGCAGCGCAACCTGCTGACGCCGATTGACGAAATGGAGCTGCCGATCAAGGTCGAAACCCGCAGCGGCGATACGCCCGCCAATCGCAAGGCGCGCCAGCGAGTTAAACCGCCGCAGATATTACTGACAACGCCAGAGTCGCTCAACCTGCTGCTCAGTCAGGAAGACAGTTTCACGCTCTTTGCCAAGCTCAAGCATGTGATCATCGACGAGGTGCATGCCTTTGCATCCGGGAAGCGTGGCGATTTGCTTTCGCTGTCTCTCGCACGGCTGCAACAAATAGCACCCGATATGCGCCGCGCCGCCTTATCCGCTACGGTCGCCGATCCTGATGATTTTCGCGCCTGGCTGGCACCCTATGGCGATATCGATACCGTAACCCATGTGCTCGGCGAAGAGGGCGCGCCCGCCGATATTGCGATCATGATCCCCGAAACCCCGGACGGCGACAAGATCCGTGTGCCCTGGGCCGGGCATGCCGGCGTCTATGCCATTCCGCAGGTGATGGAGCAGATCAAGGCCAACCGGATGACGCTGGTTTTCACCAATACGCGCTTTCTCGCGGAGTTTATCTTCCAGAAACTGTGGGAAATTAACGAGGACACTCTGCCGATCGGCGTGCATCATGGCAGCTTGTCGAAAGAGGCACGGCGCAAGGTTGAGAACGCCATGGCAACGGGCAAGATGCGCGCTTTGGTCTGCACGGCTTCGCTCGATCTTGGGGTCGATTGGGGCGACATTGATTGCGTGATCCAGATGGGTGCACCCAAAGGAAGCTCCCGGTTGCTGCAACGCATAGGCCGCGCCAATCACCGGCTCGATGTTTCGTCCAAGGCGCTGCTGGTGCCTGGCAACCGCTTTGAATATCTGGAAGCGCAGGCGGCATTGGATGCGGTTAATGAAGGCAAGCGTGACGGTGAGCCGTTTCGCCCGGGCGGGCTCGATGTGCTGGCGCAACATGTCATGACCTGCGCGTGTGCAGCCCCGTTTCAGGAAGATGATTTGCTTGATGAGCTGCAATCCTCGCTGCCCTATAGCGCGCTCGACAAAGACACGTTTGACCGTGTGCTGGGCTTCACTCGAGACGGCGGCTATGCGCTGAAAGCCTATGACAAGTTCAAACGGCTGCGGCGCGATGGCAAGGGCGTATGGCATCTTGTTCATCCGCGCTTTGCGACTCAGCATCGTCTAAATGCCGGAATTATCGTTGATGCTGCGATGATGAATGTGCGGTTCAAAAATGGCCGCAATCTCGGTAAGGTGGAGGAAAGCTTCGCCGCGATCCTCAGCCCCGGCGACACCTTTTTTTTCGCGGGCATGAGCCTGGAACTGGTCAAGCTGGACGCGTCCGATGTCATTGTCCGCGCCACCAAAAAAGCGGCGATGATCCCCAGCTATATGGGGCTACGTCTGCCTTTGACCACTCATTTGTCAGATCGGGTGCGGGGCTTCTTGACCGACCGGGCAGGGTGGGCGCGCTTCCCAGACGATGTGCGCGAATGGTTGGAAATGCAGGACCATCGCTCGCGTTTGCCAGAACCTGGCGAACTGCTGGTGGAGACATTCCCGCACAAGGGGCTGCATTACATGACGGCCTATAGCTTTGAAGGCTGGAACGCGCACCAATCACTCGGCATGTTGCTAACGCGGCGGATGGAGACGCGGGGACTGAAACCAATCGGCTTTGTCGCCAATGATTATGCGCTCGCCTGCTGGAGCATGGAGCCAGTGACTGACCCCGTGCCGCTGTTCAGTGCGGATATACTGGAGGAGGAATTTTTCGACTGGATCGAAGGGTCCTATCTGCTCAAACGCGCTTTTCGCGAAGTGGCCGTGATCAGCGGTCTCGTCGACCGGCAACACCCCGGCAAACGCAAAACCGGCAAGCAGGTGACCTTTTCAACCGATCTGATTTTCGATGTGCTGCGCAAATATGAACCGGACCATCTATTGATGCAGGCGGCTTGGGCCGATGCGCGAGCACGGATGACCGATGTCGCGCGGCTGGGCGATTTGCTTGACCGGGCAGCCGGTTCCATGGTGCATGTTGAGCTCGACCGCGTGAGCCCGCTCTCCGTTCCGGTGCTGGTGATGATCGGCCGCGAACATGTGGCTCAGGGTGCCACCGATGACGCATTGTTGATTGAGGCGGAAGGCCTGATCGAAGAGGCCATGCGCGGCGACTAG
- a CDS encoding MBL fold metallo-hydrolase yields MDIISFQKGLYETGNGIFAYLQPDGGWGWSNAGLVTDGDQSLLVDTLFDASLTRDMLAIMADAAGVGADDIGTIVNTHANGDHCHGNGLCQHAEVIASDASAREMDELPAPALAAIMAQAKDMGPTGQYLVDIFGSFDFTDVAEKHPTKTFSGEYSVKVGDKQVDLIEVGPAHTAGDVLVHVPDDKTVFTGDILFIEGTPIMWAGPVSNWIAACDHIIDLKPETIVPGHGPVTDEAGVRRVQDYLHYIDGEARRRYDAGFSVRDAAHDIRLGDFSSWGDSERIAVNVSTLYREYAGDTAPPDVTQLFGLMAELKR; encoded by the coding sequence ATGGACATTATATCCTTCCAGAAAGGCCTGTACGAAACCGGTAACGGCATCTTCGCCTATTTACAGCCTGATGGCGGATGGGGCTGGTCCAATGCGGGACTGGTTACTGATGGTGATCAGTCGCTGCTGGTCGACACATTGTTCGATGCTAGCCTGACGCGTGACATGCTGGCTATCATGGCCGATGCGGCGGGCGTGGGCGCAGATGATATCGGCACGATCGTCAACACCCACGCCAATGGCGATCATTGTCACGGCAATGGTCTGTGCCAACATGCCGAAGTGATTGCCTCAGACGCCAGCGCGCGGGAAATGGACGAATTGCCTGCCCCCGCTTTGGCCGCGATCATGGCGCAGGCAAAGGATATGGGGCCGACAGGGCAGTATCTGGTCGACATTTTCGGCAGCTTCGATTTTACCGATGTCGCGGAGAAACATCCGACCAAGACGTTTAGCGGCGAATATAGCGTGAAGGTCGGCGACAAGCAGGTCGATCTGATCGAAGTCGGTCCCGCGCACACCGCTGGCGACGTGCTGGTCCATGTGCCCGATGACAAGACTGTTTTCACCGGCGATATCCTGTTTATCGAAGGCACACCGATCATGTGGGCCGGGCCGGTGTCCAACTGGATCGCGGCTTGCGATCATATCATTGACTTGAAACCTGAAACTATTGTTCCGGGTCATGGCCCGGTCACCGATGAGGCCGGTGTCCGGCGGGTTCAGGATTATCTGCACTATATCGATGGTGAGGCGCGCAGGCGCTATGATGCTGGATTTTCGGTACGCGATGCAGCGCATGACATTAGGCTAGGGGATTTCTCCAGCTGGGGCGATAGCGAACGGATCGCAGTCAATGTGTCTACCCTGTATCGGGAATATGCCGGTGACACGGCACCGCCCGATGTGACACAGTTATTTGGATTGATGGCGGAATTGAAACGATAG
- a CDS encoding SDR family oxidoreductase, giving the protein MDISDKIVLLTGGSAGIGREMARQLREKGARVTLTGRNPERLSTMREEGFDVIEADLSNAAGVDALLAKWGSRDIDILLNNAGQLVDHDFREGNPVADAADDCIYANLNAPIRLITGLMPGLRARPQAAIVNVTSGLAIAPAARTPIYCATKSALRFYTLGLREQLKDTKVRVIEALPPVVDTQMNDGNPTKKMSPEECARQIIVAIEDDQDEANIGMTKALRIAESISPALARSITLRF; this is encoded by the coding sequence ATGGATATTTCAGACAAAATCGTCTTACTAACCGGCGGAAGCGCGGGTATCGGACGCGAAATGGCTCGTCAGTTGCGGGAGAAGGGCGCGAGGGTGACGCTGACAGGGCGCAATCCTGAACGGTTGTCAACTATGCGTGAGGAGGGCTTTGACGTTATCGAGGCCGACCTCTCCAACGCGGCAGGCGTAGATGCATTGCTCGCCAAATGGGGGAGCAGAGACATTGATATCCTGCTCAACAATGCCGGTCAGCTTGTCGACCATGACTTTCGCGAAGGCAATCCGGTTGCCGATGCCGCCGATGATTGCATCTATGCTAACCTTAACGCGCCGATCCGACTGATTACCGGCCTGATGCCAGGTTTACGCGCTCGGCCGCAAGCAGCAATCGTCAATGTTACCTCGGGACTAGCCATTGCACCTGCCGCCCGAACGCCAATTTACTGTGCAACCAAGTCGGCACTGCGATTTTATACGCTTGGTCTGCGCGAGCAGCTCAAAGACACCAAGGTTCGCGTGATTGAGGCGCTTCCGCCTGTTGTTGACACGCAGATGAACGATGGCAACCCGACAAAGAAAATGTCACCCGAAGAATGTGCTCGGCAAATTATTGTAGCGATCGAGGATGATCAGGACGAAGCAAATATCGGTATGACCAAGGCTCTGCGCATAGCCGAGTCGATCTCACCTGCCCTTGCGCGGAGTATCACATTGCGGTTTTGA
- the pgmG gene encoding phosphoglucomutase/phosphomannomutase PgmG — protein sequence MTARTSHQFDPSSLREYDIRGIIGETLGSDDAYAIGRGFGTLIARAGGSAVATGYDGRTSSPMLEDALIEGLNDAGVNAVSIGMGPTPMLYYAECVLERVQGGIEITGSHNPANYNGFKMVFQGRPFFGADIQKLGAMATSGDWDTPTGDAVGSIERIDIIDEYVSRLTKNFTGSAMKIGWDAGNGAAGPVIEKLTANLPGEHHLLYTDVDGSFPNHHPDPTEEKNLVDLKALVAEKNLDFGVAFDGDGDRIGAIDGEGRVIWGDQLLQIYAEDVLKSEPGATIIADVKASQALYDRIAELGGEPLMWKTGHSLIKSKMKEVSSPLAGEMSGHVFFKHDYYGFDDAPYAAIRLIQAATNIGKSITQLRSDMAEMINTPEMRFQVDESRKFSVIDEILERLAADGADVNNTDGARVNTEDGWWLLRASNTQDVLVARAEAKSEDGLKRLMAQIDEQLALSGLERGETVGH from the coding sequence ATGACCGCACGCACATCCCACCAGTTCGATCCGTCCAGCTTGCGCGAATATGATATTCGCGGGATCATCGGTGAAACGCTGGGTTCAGATGATGCCTATGCAATCGGCCGGGGCTTCGGCACGCTGATTGCGCGGGCAGGCGGCAGCGCCGTGGCCACGGGCTATGATGGGCGAACCAGCTCTCCAATGCTCGAAGACGCTCTGATCGAGGGACTCAATGACGCAGGGGTCAATGCTGTTTCAATCGGCATGGGACCAACGCCCATGCTCTATTATGCGGAATGCGTCTTAGAACGGGTTCAAGGCGGAATCGAGATAACTGGCAGCCATAATCCCGCCAATTATAATGGCTTCAAAATGGTATTTCAGGGGCGACCCTTTTTTGGCGCGGATATCCAGAAGCTCGGCGCGATGGCGACGAGTGGCGATTGGGATACACCAACTGGTGATGCGGTAGGAAGCATCGAACGCATTGATATTATCGATGAATATGTTTCGCGCCTGACCAAGAATTTCACTGGAAGCGCGATGAAAATCGGCTGGGACGCTGGCAATGGAGCGGCTGGGCCGGTTATCGAAAAGCTCACCGCCAACTTGCCCGGCGAGCATCATCTTCTTTACACAGACGTCGATGGCAGTTTTCCCAATCATCATCCCGATCCCACGGAAGAGAAGAATCTGGTCGATCTCAAAGCGCTTGTCGCGGAGAAAAACCTCGATTTCGGCGTAGCTTTTGATGGTGACGGCGACCGCATTGGCGCGATCGATGGCGAAGGACGGGTGATCTGGGGCGATCAGCTGCTGCAGATCTATGCCGAGGACGTATTGAAATCCGAACCCGGTGCCACGATTATTGCCGATGTGAAGGCTTCACAGGCGCTATATGACCGGATCGCAGAACTCGGCGGCGAGCCGCTAATGTGGAAGACCGGACACAGCCTTATTAAATCCAAAATGAAAGAAGTTTCCTCACCACTGGCCGGCGAAATGAGCGGCCATGTCTTTTTCAAGCATGATTATTACGGCTTTGACGATGCGCCCTATGCCGCAATCCGCCTGATCCAAGCCGCGACCAATATCGGCAAGAGCATCACCCAGTTGCGTAGCGATATGGCCGAGATGATCAACACGCCGGAAATGCGGTTCCAGGTTGATGAAAGCCGCAAGTTCAGTGTGATTGACGAGATATTGGAACGGCTTGCCGCCGATGGCGCAGACGTCAACAATACAGATGGCGCGCGCGTGAACACCGAAGATGGCTGGTGGCTGCTTCGCGCATCCAATACGCAAGATGTGTTGGTGGCGCGGGCAGAAGCGAAGTCGGAAGACGGCCTTAAGCGACTAATGGCTCAGATTGACGAGCAATTGGCATTATCCGGTTTGGAGCGCGGAGAAACTGTTGGGCACTAG
- a CDS encoding aspartyl protease family protein, which translates to MSMFFSIGAAAPLLFSLQIAEPTVPLPEASAAIPEIVEPEAILADRLPDQFIQPDAEQITIAEDRMARMTVPVSIENGGPFDFIIDTAAQRTILSKEVAGSLTLELEDEVNIIALAGSTVVQTVYVPELTLGTRSYGGIVAPTFRSTNIGADGVLGLDSLQGQRILFDFIDNTISVEDTAKKRKARSRREIVVTARRRSGQLIFTNAEISGIKVSVIIDTGGELSIGNKALQRRLRMKRSALQQINLVDVTGRSIAADYGVANELHIGRARFGVIPIAFADIAPFAALKLEKKPAMFLGMDALRKFDRMAIDFANRKIYFLLPKDAS; encoded by the coding sequence ATGAGTATGTTCTTCTCCATAGGTGCCGCAGCGCCGCTACTTTTCTCGCTGCAAATCGCGGAACCGACTGTGCCTTTGCCGGAAGCATCGGCAGCTATCCCCGAAATTGTTGAGCCTGAAGCGATCTTGGCTGACCGGCTGCCGGATCAATTCATCCAACCCGATGCAGAACAAATTACCATTGCCGAAGACCGGATGGCTCGCATGACCGTGCCAGTTAGCATCGAAAACGGCGGCCCTTTTGACTTCATTATCGATACCGCGGCTCAACGCACGATATTATCCAAAGAAGTGGCTGGCAGTCTGACACTGGAACTGGAAGATGAAGTCAATATCATAGCATTGGCCGGAAGCACAGTGGTGCAGACCGTCTATGTCCCCGAGCTGACATTGGGCACCCGCAGCTATGGCGGCATCGTCGCGCCGACATTTCGGTCGACCAATATCGGAGCTGACGGCGTACTGGGTCTCGACAGCCTGCAAGGCCAACGTATCCTTTTCGATTTTATCGACAACACCATCTCTGTTGAAGACACGGCCAAAAAACGGAAAGCCCGCTCCCGCCGCGAAATTGTCGTCACCGCCAGGCGGCGTTCTGGCCAGTTGATTTTTACCAATGCTGAAATTTCCGGGATCAAAGTCAGCGTTATCATCGATACCGGCGGAGAGCTGTCAATTGGTAACAAGGCGTTGCAGCGTCGCCTGCGGATGAAACGCTCTGCGCTGCAGCAGATTAATCTTGTCGATGTCACCGGCCGCTCCATAGCCGCCGACTATGGTGTTGCCAACGAGCTGCATATCGGCCGCGCGCGCTTTGGGGTTATCCCTATTGCCTTTGCCGACATAGCACCTTTTGCTGCGCTGAAGCTGGAGAAGAAGCCTGCGATGTTCCTCGGCATGGATGCCTTGCGAAAATTTGATCGGATGGCGATCGATTTTGCTAACCGCAAAATCTATTTCCTGCTTCCCAAAGACGCGTCATAA
- a CDS encoding J domain-containing protein, producing the protein MTFMLVLSALVIAALVLSGRAKTMSANDWMAVAIALLSVNLLRGGNWIMGSGLLIAAAAWRGSKLLGGISFGKPEKRKPRNFKLVRARSLLGVSDNADQAAINSAWRACLSRHHPDRGGDEQTARQINRARDILLEELETINHR; encoded by the coding sequence ATGACGTTCATGCTGGTCCTCAGCGCTTTGGTCATCGCTGCACTAGTCCTGTCCGGCCGGGCAAAGACGATGAGCGCCAATGACTGGATGGCTGTGGCAATCGCGCTACTGAGTGTGAATTTGCTGCGCGGAGGCAACTGGATCATGGGCAGTGGGCTTTTAATTGCCGCCGCCGCGTGGCGCGGGTCAAAGCTCTTGGGCGGCATTTCCTTTGGCAAGCCAGAGAAACGCAAGCCTCGCAATTTCAAGCTGGTCCGCGCACGCTCCCTTTTGGGCGTTTCAGACAACGCCGATCAGGCGGCAATCAACAGCGCGTGGCGCGCATGTCTCAGCCGACATCATCCCGACCGCGGCGGCGACGAGCAGACGGCACGCCAAATTAATCGGGCCCGGGATATTTTGCTGGAGGAGTTGGAGACTATCAATCACCGCTAA
- a CDS encoding AI-2E family transporter: MKQSDRPQFGIERLFVLALVVFISLAFALLIEPFFGAIMWGVVVAVLFQPVYKKISGWLFPRINLAAFLTLILVILLVIVPAILLGMALMEEATSAYASIQSGEIDFGGALSAIENSLPAWAQNQLAAFGYGDPATIRPQIEEAIGSSLEFLIAQAFNVGQGAFRFLLALGVMLYLTFFLLRDGRTLAAQIENVVPLSESKSRIFIDKFFVVIIATIKGSFVVALLQGTIGGLIFWALDIRGALLWAVSMAILSLIPAIGTGFIWVPVAIYLLVTGSIWQGVVLILAGIFIISMVDNLVRPILVGRETRMPDYVVLISTLGGLQLFGFNGIVIGPLLAALFIAVWRIFAEMNKAERERIAAIRRANDKLAP; this comes from the coding sequence ATGAAACAATCAGACCGCCCGCAATTTGGAATAGAACGGCTTTTTGTGCTGGCATTGGTGGTGTTTATTTCACTGGCCTTCGCTTTGCTAATCGAACCTTTTTTCGGCGCGATTATGTGGGGCGTTGTGGTCGCGGTTTTGTTTCAGCCGGTATATAAGAAAATATCAGGCTGGCTGTTCCCACGGATTAATCTGGCCGCTTTTTTAACATTGATCCTGGTCATCTTACTCGTCATTGTCCCCGCCATCTTGCTTGGCATGGCATTGATGGAAGAAGCGACCAGCGCCTATGCCAGCATTCAATCCGGGGAAATTGATTTTGGGGGAGCATTGTCTGCCATTGAAAATAGCTTGCCGGCTTGGGCGCAAAATCAATTGGCGGCTTTCGGCTATGGTGATCCGGCAACGATCCGGCCTCAGATTGAAGAAGCGATCGGCAGCAGTCTTGAATTTTTAATCGCGCAAGCTTTCAACGTCGGTCAAGGCGCTTTTCGCTTTTTACTCGCGCTTGGTGTGATGCTTTATCTTACCTTCTTCCTGTTGCGGGACGGGCGCACTTTGGCTGCGCAGATTGAGAATGTTGTTCCGCTTTCCGAAAGCAAAAGCCGCATCTTCATCGACAAGTTTTTTGTCGTGATCATTGCGACAATCAAAGGCAGCTTCGTTGTAGCATTGCTTCAGGGGACCATCGGCGGTTTGATTTTCTGGGCACTGGATATTCGTGGAGCGTTGTTATGGGCCGTGTCGATGGCGATATTATCTCTTATTCCGGCTATTGGTACAGGCTTCATATGGGTTCCGGTTGCGATTTATCTGCTTGTCACGGGCTCTATCTGGCAGGGCGTTGTGCTCATTCTCGCGGGAATATTCATTATCAGTATGGTCGATAATTTGGTCCGCCCGATATTGGTCGGCCGCGAAACGCGTATGCCGGATTATGTGGTGCTGATCTCCACATTGGGCGGTCTTCAATTGTTCGGTTTCAACGGTATCGTCATCGGCCCGCTTCTGGCGGCGCTGTTTATTGCGGTCTGGCGCATTTTTGCCGAAATGAACAAGGCGGAGCGCGAACGTATTGCCGCGATCAGGCGCGCAAATGATAAGTTAGCGCCATAG
- a CDS encoding crotonase/enoyl-CoA hydratase family protein: MSITVKIDGDIAYLTMDDGKANAINPDWMTDFVAKFEEAESGAKAIVISGREGIFSGGFDLKWLAAEGAARSGELLDQASNMLLKVYGSQVPVIAACNGHAIAMGSFLLLACDTRIGANGAFRFGANETINNMDLPVFAIELPKARLDSRKLTQALIQSQLYEPAGALDVGYIDMLVDPDRVSKTATEQAELLSKLPGRAYAANKMAVRKHTLDLIEAAIGTY; encoded by the coding sequence ATGAGCATTACGGTGAAAATAGACGGCGATATTGCCTATCTGACAATGGATGATGGCAAAGCCAATGCGATTAATCCTGATTGGATGACAGACTTTGTCGCAAAGTTTGAAGAAGCGGAAAGCGGCGCTAAAGCAATCGTCATATCTGGTCGTGAAGGCATTTTTAGCGGCGGCTTTGATCTCAAATGGCTGGCAGCAGAAGGGGCGGCGCGCTCTGGCGAACTGCTGGATCAGGCCAGCAACATGCTGCTCAAAGTCTATGGCAGCCAGGTTCCCGTTATCGCTGCATGTAATGGCCATGCCATCGCGATGGGATCGTTTCTGTTATTGGCTTGTGATACCCGCATTGGCGCAAATGGCGCGTTCCGCTTTGGGGCAAATGAGACGATTAACAATATGGACCTGCCGGTCTTTGCCATCGAGCTGCCGAAAGCGCGTCTGGATAGTCGCAAACTGACGCAAGCGCTCATCCAGTCACAGCTTTATGAACCAGCTGGAGCGTTGGACGTCGGATATATCGACATGTTGGTTGACCCCGATAGGGTTTCGAAAACCGCCACAGAACAGGCCGAATTGCTGAGCAAGCTCCCTGGACGGGCCTATGCGGCAAACAAGATGGCTGTACGCAAACATACGCTCGACCTTATTGAAGCAGCGATTGGGACATATTAG